The proteins below are encoded in one region of Candidatus Krumholzibacteriia bacterium:
- a CDS encoding heterodisulfide reductase-related iron-sulfur binding cluster encodes MSSDKPISYSPTEGLTYDPSDPKYWDPDGLQAEITRTFEICHGCRMCFKFCDSFPRLFDLLDEHYDGDVRQVNARDTQQIMDDCFQCKLCEVQCPYTVRDGHEYQLDFPKLVHRYKAQRAKEHGIPLRDKVLSQPDRSAAAARASGGLANTMNRVKIHRVFMEKALGIHRDKLLPDFAPVTFEQWAEKSGRNFDVGGEAVLFQTCYVQNNEPHVGKDTCEVFDRNQVDLRCARGLQCCGMPAWEKGDLESVRKQAANNLDVLMPYVEQGAKILAINPTCSMMMRREYPELLEGADRERGKKLAEAVMDPSEFLWGIRKEERFDTDFKSTPGEQVAYHAPCHLRAQGIGFKGRDLLRKIPGTKPHTTMECCGHDGTYAMSVEGFEPSQRVGKRAFDGVKSAEKAEVWSTDCPLAALQFQQHAGRKPMHPMSILAAAYREDGFPTKIETPAEETD; translated from the coding sequence GTGAGTTCCGACAAGCCCATCAGCTATTCGCCCACCGAAGGCCTCACCTACGACCCCAGCGACCCGAAGTACTGGGATCCCGACGGTCTGCAGGCCGAGATCACCCGCACCTTCGAGATCTGTCACGGCTGTCGCATGTGCTTCAAGTTCTGCGACAGTTTCCCGCGGTTGTTCGATCTGCTCGACGAGCACTACGACGGCGACGTCCGGCAGGTGAACGCGCGGGACACCCAGCAGATCATGGACGACTGCTTCCAGTGCAAGTTGTGCGAGGTGCAGTGTCCCTACACGGTGCGTGACGGTCACGAGTACCAGCTCGACTTCCCGAAGCTGGTGCACCGCTACAAGGCGCAGCGCGCGAAGGAGCACGGGATTCCCCTGCGCGACAAAGTGCTCAGCCAGCCCGACCGGAGCGCCGCCGCCGCGCGCGCGAGCGGAGGACTGGCCAACACCATGAACCGCGTGAAGATCCACCGCGTGTTCATGGAGAAGGCCCTGGGCATCCACCGCGACAAGCTCCTGCCCGACTTCGCACCGGTCACCTTCGAGCAGTGGGCCGAGAAGAGCGGACGGAACTTCGACGTGGGTGGAGAGGCCGTCCTGTTCCAGACCTGCTACGTGCAGAACAACGAGCCGCACGTGGGCAAGGACACCTGCGAGGTCTTCGATCGCAACCAGGTCGATCTGCGCTGCGCCAGGGGTCTGCAGTGCTGCGGCATGCCGGCGTGGGAGAAGGGCGACCTCGAGAGCGTGCGCAAGCAGGCCGCGAACAACCTCGACGTGCTGATGCCCTACGTCGAGCAGGGCGCGAAGATCCTGGCGATCAACCCGACGTGTTCCATGATGATGCGCCGCGAGTACCCCGAACTGCTCGAGGGCGCCGACCGCGAGCGTGGGAAGAAGCTCGCCGAAGCCGTCATGGATCCCAGCGAGTTCCTGTGGGGCATCCGCAAGGAAGAGCGCTTCGACACCGACTTCAAGAGCACGCCGGGCGAACAGGTGGCCTACCACGCGCCGTGTCACCTGCGCGCGCAGGGCATCGGATTCAAGGGTCGTGACCTGCTGCGCAAGATCCCCGGCACCAAGCCGCACACCACCATGGAGTGCTGCGGCCACGACGGCACCTACGCCATGAGCGTCGAGGGCTTCGAACCGAGCCAACGCGTCGGGAAGCGCGCCTTCGACGGCGTGAAGAGCGCCGAGAAGGCCGAGGTGTGGAGCACCGACTGCCCGCTGGCCGCGCTGCAGTTCCAGCAGCACGCCGGACGCAAGCCCATGCACCCCATGAGCATTCTCGCGGCCGCCTACCGCGAGGACGGATTCCCCACGAAGATCGAGACCCCGGCCGAGGAGACGGACTGA
- a CDS encoding rubrerythrin family protein → MAELKGSKTHMNLKEAFAGESQANRRYLWMAKMADVEGYPEVAGNFRETAEGETGHAHGHLDYLKNVGDPATDQPIGDTEDNLKSAIAGETHEYTDMYPGMAKTARDEGFAEIADWFETLAKAEKSHAGRFQQMLDGIG, encoded by the coding sequence ATGGCCGAGCTGAAGGGCAGCAAGACCCACATGAACCTGAAGGAAGCCTTCGCGGGAGAGTCGCAGGCGAACCGTCGTTACCTGTGGATGGCGAAGATGGCCGACGTCGAGGGATATCCCGAGGTCGCCGGCAACTTCCGCGAGACCGCCGAGGGCGAGACCGGCCACGCGCACGGACACCTCGACTACCTGAAGAACGTGGGTGACCCCGCGACGGATCAGCCGATCGGCGACACCGAGGACAACCTCAAGAGCGCCATCGCCGGCGAGACACACGAGTACACCGACATGTACCCGGGCATGGCCAAGACCGCGCGCGACGAGGGCTTCGCCGAGATCGCCGATTGGTTCGAGACGCTGGCCAAGGCCGAGAAGAGCCACGCCGGTCGCTTCCAGCAGATGCTCGACGGCATCGGCTAG
- a CDS encoding Fur family transcriptional regulator, whose translation MKRLDDQQPQIDRIREAGLRATASRVAILDHLQEDRRHPTAEMVYESLRTTHPSLSLSTVYSTLESFIDRGLLRRVHTPEGRLRVDGTLQDHDHAVCRHCGAVYDVARSGLRPQEAPMLPEGVALVAVNIEYEVLCSECQEHTAVGVGGSGRPGETNHPGDPGISKES comes from the coding sequence ATGAAAAGGTTGGACGACCAGCAACCGCAGATCGACCGCATCCGCGAGGCCGGGCTGCGCGCCACGGCGTCCCGCGTCGCGATCCTGGACCATCTGCAGGAGGATCGGCGGCATCCCACCGCCGAAATGGTCTACGAGTCCCTCCGGACCACGCATCCCAGCCTGTCGCTGTCGACGGTCTACTCCACGCTCGAGAGCTTCATCGACCGCGGTCTGCTCCGGCGCGTGCACACGCCCGAAGGTCGACTCCGTGTCGACGGCACGCTGCAGGATCACGATCACGCCGTCTGCCGGCACTGCGGGGCCGTCTACGACGTCGCCCGGAGCGGTCTCCGGCCGCAGGAAGCGCCGATGCTGCCCGAGGGGGTCGCATTGGTCGCCGTGAACATCGAGTACGAAGTCCTGTGCTCCGAGTGTCAGGAGCACACCGCTGTCGGGGTGGGCGGATCCGGCCGCCCCGGTGAAACCAACCACCCGGGAGACCCCGGTATCTCCAAGGAGTCCTGA
- a CDS encoding ATP-binding protein, which produces MSFPRARFRYHLWFPVLAWSLAIGTSLLWNLDQHDRTVQRLAVCHAEEMHDGASHASGAALPPSMPDAGREARDSLLAWHVGLWAIGLLAVVVVHRVVRRSMREHERTAAHLAQVARSTEGLVESVPFGIMIVGTDRRVRRINRTAQAIVGRTEGELVDRRCHQMVCPAQEDECPVVDLGHEVDHSERVALGADGSRVPILKTVIPFVWQGEDVLLEAFVDISKQKQQERELAERVRELTDARAALIEAKNDAEAARDVAECANRAKSDFLANMSHEIRTPVNGVVGMTELLLQTELDADQRDYAEVAVKSAEILLRVIDDILDFSKIEAGRLDLESLDFDPAEQVRTVTRVLEFAARGKGLELTEEIAPDVPTVVRGDPTRLRQVITNLVNNAVKFTERGGVTVTLEPCARSDDGVRLRFVVRDTGVGIPPERCASLFDAFVQADSSTTRRHGGTGLGLSICRQLVQLMNGAIGVDSEPGQGSEFWFEVEFGVAEGVAAPEKAAEPAAPAV; this is translated from the coding sequence ATGTCGTTCCCGCGCGCCCGCTTCCGATACCACCTCTGGTTCCCCGTCCTGGCGTGGTCCCTCGCGATCGGGACCTCGTTGCTGTGGAACCTCGACCAGCACGATCGCACCGTGCAGCGGCTCGCCGTGTGTCACGCCGAGGAGATGCACGACGGGGCCAGCCATGCCTCCGGGGCCGCGCTCCCGCCCTCGATGCCCGATGCGGGTCGCGAGGCACGGGATTCCCTGCTCGCCTGGCACGTGGGCCTCTGGGCGATCGGCCTCCTGGCCGTCGTCGTCGTCCATCGCGTCGTCCGCCGCTCGATGCGGGAGCACGAGCGCACGGCCGCTCATCTCGCGCAGGTGGCTCGCTCGACCGAGGGACTCGTCGAATCGGTCCCCTTCGGCATCATGATCGTCGGGACCGACCGCCGCGTGCGCCGGATCAACCGCACCGCGCAGGCGATCGTGGGGCGCACCGAGGGCGAACTCGTCGACCGGCGCTGCCACCAGATGGTGTGTCCGGCCCAGGAGGACGAGTGTCCGGTGGTGGACCTCGGACACGAGGTGGATCACTCCGAGCGGGTGGCGCTCGGGGCCGACGGCTCGAGGGTCCCGATCCTCAAGACGGTGATCCCCTTCGTGTGGCAGGGCGAGGACGTACTGCTCGAGGCCTTCGTCGACATCTCGAAGCAGAAGCAGCAGGAGCGCGAACTGGCCGAGCGGGTGCGTGAACTGACCGACGCACGGGCCGCGCTGATCGAGGCCAAGAACGACGCCGAGGCGGCCCGCGATGTCGCCGAGTGTGCCAACCGCGCCAAGAGCGACTTCCTGGCGAACATGAGCCACGAGATCCGCACGCCCGTGAACGGCGTGGTCGGGATGACCGAGCTGTTGTTGCAGACCGAACTCGATGCCGACCAACGCGACTACGCCGAGGTCGCGGTGAAGAGCGCCGAGATCCTCCTCAGGGTCATCGACGACATTCTCGACTTCTCCAAGATCGAGGCAGGCCGGCTCGACCTCGAGTCCCTGGACTTCGATCCGGCCGAGCAGGTGCGCACGGTCACGCGGGTGCTGGAGTTCGCGGCTCGGGGCAAGGGACTGGAACTGACCGAGGAGATCGCCCCCGACGTACCGACGGTGGTCCGGGGCGATCCCACGCGTCTGCGGCAGGTGATCACCAATCTGGTGAACAACGCCGTGAAGTTCACCGAGCGCGGCGGGGTGACGGTCACGCTCGAGCCGTGCGCGCGGAGCGACGACGGAGTTCGTCTGCGCTTCGTCGTGCGCGACACGGGGGTCGGGATCCCCCCCGAACGCTGTGCGTCGCTGTTCGACGCCTTCGTCCAGGCGGACAGCTCGACCACCCGCCGCCACGGCGGGACCGGCCTCGGGCTGTCGATCTGCCGACAGCTCGTCCAGCTGATGAACGGCGCGATCGGTGTCGACAGCGAGCCCGGGCAGGGCTCGGAGTTCTGGTTCGAGGTCGAGTTCGGCGTCGCCGAAGGTGTTGCCGCGCCGGAGAAGGCCGCCGAACCCGCCGCTCCGGCAGTCTGA
- a CDS encoding DUF3501 family protein, with translation MARKVDRKDIVDYQTWIERRDTEREKIMKTKEPRRVHVGEHLTFLFENTDTVRYQIQEMMRAEEIVKEEAIQHEIDTYNELLGRPDEIGCVLLIEVETPEERAVKLVEWLDLPRHLYAELEDGTRVRPKYDERQVGETRVSSVQYMTFDTGGEVPVALGSDLPALEVRVELTDEQRKAIEEDLKDGAVA, from the coding sequence ATGGCCCGCAAGGTCGACCGCAAGGACATCGTCGACTACCAGACCTGGATCGAGCGCCGCGACACCGAGCGCGAGAAGATCATGAAGACGAAGGAGCCCCGCCGTGTGCACGTCGGTGAGCACCTGACCTTCCTGTTCGAGAACACCGACACGGTACGCTACCAGATCCAGGAGATGATGCGCGCCGAGGAGATCGTGAAGGAAGAGGCGATCCAGCACGAGATCGACACCTACAACGAACTGCTCGGCCGCCCCGACGAGATCGGTTGCGTGTTGCTGATCGAGGTCGAGACGCCCGAGGAGCGCGCGGTGAAACTGGTCGAGTGGCTCGACCTGCCCAGGCACCTCTACGCCGAGCTCGAGGACGGGACCAGGGTCCGTCCGAAGTACGACGAACGGCAGGTGGGCGAGACCCGCGTGTCGAGCGTGCAGTACATGACCTTCGACACCGGCGGTGAGGTGCCCGTGGCCCTGGGGAGCGACCTTCCCGCGCTCGAGGTCCGGGTCGAGCTGACCGACGAGCAGCGCAAGGCGATCGAGGAGGACCTGAAGGACGGGGCCGTCGCCTGA
- the guaA gene encoding glutamine-hydrolyzing GMP synthase, which produces MQHDLIAVVDFGGQYAHLIAAKVRRQGVLAEIRQPEDPIEAYAGVKGVILSGSPALSSQDEDSGYEKRLFDLEQPILGFCFGHQEIAKYYGGSIVNGGKEWGHSDLHLTGEHPLFAGLGPVETVWMSHNDSVTGLGPGFRELGYTTGAHGATDHRYAAIGNDDLRRYGFQFHAEVDDTEHGDRMIANFVFEICGCRPTWDMDAFLAEEIERLKEQVGDRSVFLLASGGVDSTVAAALLGEALGPERVNLLHVDNGLMRKDESRQVLDLFRELGLDEHLHFVDANATFLDALAGVTDPERKRAIIGETFVRVFEDKARELGVEDHLLGQGTIYPDTIETGGTKRADVIKTHHNRVPVIEEMIAAGRVVEPLKELYKVEVRELGEKLGIPHAALWRHPFPGPGLGVRLLCSDGRPDDHHFDQIRAKLPEVAARFGVQAVVLPIRSVGVKADLRAYEHPALITGDVDDATAGAVVKAICAEVPHVNRCVWNLGGGHPASVAPVPGFMSRDRLDTLREADALVMRGLERHGLYDEVWQCPTVLVPLAWEGRAGEMVVLRPVRSQRAMTAAPVTLPAGLVAELRESILDLPGVGSLTLDLTSKPPGTIEWE; this is translated from the coding sequence ATGCAGCACGACCTGATCGCCGTCGTCGACTTCGGCGGGCAGTACGCCCACCTGATCGCGGCCAAGGTGCGCCGCCAGGGCGTCCTGGCCGAGATCCGCCAGCCCGAGGACCCGATCGAGGCCTACGCGGGCGTCAAGGGCGTGATCCTGTCGGGCAGCCCGGCGCTGTCGTCGCAAGACGAGGACTCCGGCTACGAGAAGCGTCTGTTCGATCTGGAGCAGCCGATCCTGGGCTTCTGTTTCGGCCACCAGGAGATCGCCAAGTACTACGGCGGCAGCATCGTGAACGGCGGCAAGGAGTGGGGGCACAGCGATCTCCACCTCACCGGTGAGCATCCGCTCTTCGCCGGGCTGGGACCGGTCGAGACGGTGTGGATGAGTCACAACGACTCGGTCACCGGATTGGGGCCCGGGTTCCGCGAGCTCGGCTACACCACCGGTGCGCACGGGGCCACCGACCACCGCTACGCCGCCATCGGCAACGACGACCTGCGCCGCTACGGCTTCCAGTTCCACGCCGAGGTCGACGACACCGAGCACGGCGATCGCATGATCGCCAACTTCGTCTTCGAGATCTGCGGCTGCCGGCCCACCTGGGACATGGACGCCTTCCTCGCCGAGGAGATCGAGCGACTGAAGGAACAGGTGGGGGACCGGTCGGTCTTCCTGCTGGCCAGTGGCGGCGTCGACTCGACGGTCGCTGCCGCCCTCCTGGGCGAGGCGCTGGGACCGGAGCGCGTGAACCTGCTGCACGTGGACAACGGACTCATGCGCAAGGACGAGAGCCGGCAGGTCCTCGATCTGTTCCGCGAACTCGGCCTGGACGAACACCTGCACTTCGTCGATGCCAACGCCACCTTCCTGGACGCGCTCGCGGGCGTGACCGATCCCGAGCGCAAGCGCGCCATCATCGGCGAGACCTTCGTCCGGGTCTTCGAGGACAAGGCGCGCGAGCTTGGGGTCGAGGACCACCTGCTCGGACAGGGCACCATCTATCCCGACACGATCGAGACCGGGGGCACCAAACGCGCCGACGTGATCAAGACCCACCACAACCGCGTGCCGGTGATCGAGGAGATGATCGCCGCCGGACGGGTGGTGGAGCCCTTGAAGGAGCTGTACAAGGTCGAGGTCCGCGAGCTGGGCGAGAAGCTGGGCATTCCGCACGCGGCGCTGTGGCGGCATCCCTTCCCCGGGCCCGGTCTGGGCGTGCGCCTGCTGTGCAGCGACGGCCGCCCCGACGACCATCACTTCGATCAGATCCGCGCGAAGCTCCCGGAAGTCGCCGCGCGCTTCGGTGTGCAGGCCGTCGTTCTGCCGATCCGTTCGGTCGGCGTGAAGGCCGACCTGCGCGCCTACGAGCACCCGGCCCTGATCACGGGCGACGTCGACGACGCCACGGCCGGGGCAGTCGTGAAGGCGATCTGTGCCGAGGTTCCGCACGTGAACCGCTGCGTGTGGAATCTGGGCGGGGGGCATCCGGCCTCGGTCGCCCCGGTTCCGGGATTCATGAGCCGCGACCGCCTCGACACCCTGCGCGAGGCCGACGCCCTGGTCATGCGGGGTCTCGAGCGACACGGCCTGTACGACGAGGTCTGGCAGTGCCCGACGGTGCTCGTGCCCTTGGCCTGGGAGGGACGCGCGGGCGAGATGGTCGTGCTGCGCCCGGTTCGTTCCCAGCGCGCCATGACCGCCGCGCCGGTCACCCTGCCGGCCGGGCTCGTGGCCGAACTCCGCGAATCGATCCTCGACCTACCCGGTGTGGGCAGCCTGACGCTGGACCTGACCTCGAAGCCGCCGGGAACCATCGAGTGGGAGTAG